The segment TCGGTCGGTTCGACCTTCTCGTCCTTGCTTTCGACGGCTTCGATCGGTCCTTCCTCTTTCTTTTCGGGAGCGGTCGGCTCGGGCGTTTTCTCGGGTTCACCCGTATCGCCCGCTTCGTCCTCGCGCTTAGCCATCGCCGAAAGCACTACCGCGAGTTCTTCACGCGCCGCAGTCACGTCGGCATCGGCTTTTTTCGGCTCGGGCTCTTTGGGATCGTCGGGCAAGCCCCAACGCTTTTCGTATTCTTCGGCGCGCTTTTGCAATTCTTCCATGCGCGCGTTCGCCTCGTCGCGCATGATCTCGTAATCGTCGAGCGGCTCGTCCTCGCCGTCGTCTATGATCTTGACCGTATCGAGCCGTTTATGCACGAGCAATTTTACCTTGTCGCCCTCGTCGTAGTACTCGCGGCTGTACGCGTTACGAAGCTTGCCGTCGACCTCGACCTGCACGCGATACACGATAGACGATATACGCGAGGTACTCCCGCTACCCGCCCCCACAGAGCTCGACAGCGTGCAATTTTTGACAATGCCCGTTTTGCGGTCGTAGTCCGCCCTATCGTAGTTGCCCGACATGGAGCGGTGCTCTATAATCTTAGTTATAATAAGCGCGCCGAAAATAATAAGGAACGCACAGCCGAAAACGATACCGCCCGCCAAATTGTAGCCGAGTCCAAACAATATCATTGCGCCGAACAGACACGAAATAAAGCATATAACGAACAGGCAGCCCTTTACCTTGTCGCCCCTGCTCGCTCCCTTCCAGGTCTTTGCGGCGTGCGACAGCTGATACTCCGCGTTCGCCATCTTATTGGCTTCCCCGCGCGTAGAATTGATCTTTTCGATCATCTCGCGCTCTTTGTCGCTCCCGCTCTTTTCTTTAACGGCTTCGTCTTTTACGATGCCTATATCTTCCTCGTCTATATCTTCCTCGTCAATATCTTCGTCGTCTATATCATCGTCGATTTCATCGTCGATATCCGTATCGTCGTCGACGCTCGAAGAAGTCGAACTACTCGTATCGCTTGTACCGCTTCCGCGCACCGCCCTGACTATAACGACTATTGCGGTGATCATCGCAACGAGAAAGCTACCGCCGAACAGCACTGCGATACCGGCATACGTCATGATCGACGAACCCGTCACCATGCCGATGATCAAAAGCGCGATACCGATAACTATCGGTAAAAAAACAATCAACTTAAACTTATTTTCCGTTTTCATCGTCTTAGCATAACCTCTTATATAATAAGTATATACCGCACGTATAACTTTGTCAACACCTATTCGCCCTTATAGCTCAGCGGGCGCACGCAAACGGTTATGATCTCGCAAATAAAAAGAATATCGTCCTCGCAATCGTTTCTCACCCACTCGTTTATAATAGCGTCGATACCTTTGAGAAAGAACTTTTGCATATAGTAAATAAGCTTCTTATCGGTCACGCCGTGCTTGAATAATATAGGCACGAAAATATTTTCGATAAGCATATCGTCCGCCTTATTCACTTCGAACGAATGAGCGTTTTCGGCATAGATCCTAAAAAGCCGTTTATGGTTTTTTATGTATTTCAAGTACGGCAATAAATATTTGGGCGAAATCAAATTAAGATCGTCTTTGCTTAGATTACTCATATTCGACAGATCGACGGGGTTATCGAACTCGCACTCGTTAAAGAAATCGCCTACCATGCCCGCGTGCGCTTCTCTCAAAAGCTCGTACGTGTTGTCGTAGTGCGCGTAAAAAGTCGAACGGTTCACGCCCGCCGCCACGCAAATATCCATAATGCTTATATCGCCGAACTCCTTGGTTTCGAGCAACGTAACGAGCGCCCGCCGCATCTTGCCCGCCGTATTATTGAACTTCGATTCCGACCTATTCATATCCACCGCCTAAAAAATCGCACTTGTATTGTAGCAGAACAATTTAAAAAAATCAATCAGAAACCGACACTTTTCGGTTTTTGTGTTGTGGTGTTTTACCGAAAAAGAATTTAAAATATACGTGTAACCGAACGGTTACAAATTTTCAGAGGAAGACGAAAACATGGAACAAGACGAAACCAAGCAAGACGAAACGCTCGATTTGACCGAGGACGACTTCAACGAATTTTTGGCGGCTACTGGCGAAGCGCAGTGGAAGATATTGCTCGCCCACGCCGAAAGAAACAATAAAACAATTCAAATAAGGAGATTACAAACCATGGAACAACACGCAATCAACCAAGAGGAAATCGCTAAGCAGTTCGAGGAATTCTGCCACACCAAAGGCATAGCGGCAAAATTCAAAGTCGCATTTGCGAACATAGCGGAGAACACCCGCAAGCAAAAGGAAGCCGATAAAGCTCAACTCGAAGAAGTCAAGCGTCGCTCGGCGGAGAACAACCCCGAGTTCACCGAGCTTCTGCACACCAAGGGCTTTAAAGCAAAAGTCAAGCTTATAATCGAAAATATCAAAAAAGGCGCGAAAGAAAGCAACAAAAAAGTGCGCAAGCAAATAGAGCAATCCAAGCACGGCGTGCCGCACGTATCGCCCGCCGCCTACTCCGTCGAAACGCTCACGCGCGAATTCAACGCATTTCTCAAAGCCAAAGGTCTCGACGATAAATACGCAGTAGAAATAACAGATAAAAAAGAAACCGAATAACGAGGTTACAATGAACGCAATAGAAATAAGAAACCTATCCAAAAGCTTCCGCGGAATGTACGCAGTGGATAATCTCGATATGACAGTTCCCGTAGGCAGTATATACGGCTTTATCGGCGAGAACGGCTCGGGCAAGTCCACTACCGAAAAGCTTATCTGCGGGCACCTCGTTCCCGACGGCGGCGAGATAAAGCTGTTCGGCAAGGACTATACCGACGCAGGCGTTCGCGCCAAGGTGGGTGCGCTTATAGAGAGCGCGGGGTGCTTCCCCAATTCGAGCGTATGGGCGAACCTCATGATGCAAGCGCTCAATCTCGGAATAGTAAACCGCGCCGAAGAAATCAACCGCGTACTTAAAATCGTGCGTATGGAAGACAACGCCAAGATCAAGTTCAAGAGCTGCTCGCTCGGCATGAAACAGCGTATCGGCATCGCAATGGCGCTTCTCGGCGACCCTGCCCTGCTCATTCTCGACGAGCCTATAAACGGCTTGGATACCGACGGTATGCGCATCATGCGCGACATTCTCGTCGACATTACGCAAAACCTCGGTTGCACCGTTCTCATCTCGTCGCATATCCTCGGCGAGCTCGAAAAGATAGCCACGCACTACGGCATCATCCGTCAAGGCAAAATGATACAAGAGCTATCCGCCGCCGAAATGGACGCACGCTCCCGTACGTTCGTATCGATAAAGACGAGGGATATGCCGAGCGCGGCGACGATGCTCAAAAGCAGCTTTACGGACGTTCGGTGCGAGGACGGATATATCCGCGTTTACGACGTTGACTATACCGAGCAAATAGTCAAGCGCCTTTTGGATAAGGGGCACGCCGTGACCGAGATAACGAAGAACAAGGTCGGGCTCGAAGAATACTATATCGAGCTTATGAGCAAAAAGGAGGAGGCTTAACCATGGAAGCGACGCAATTGACCTTCGAACAGCCGAGCTTTTTCAAACGGTTAAAGGGTATGCTCGGCGTGGACTTTTACAGGCTGTTCCACACCCCGCTGTTCTATATCTTTTTGGGCATATCCGCTATCATTCCCGCGCTCGTGTCGATGGGCGCAATGGGCGACGACGGCGCGACCGCTTCCCTATTCACCAACGCGTGGCAGATAATCGCCGCCGACAGCCCGCTGTACGTAGTAAACAATATCGGCGAGTACGCGAATATGAACATGGTGTTCATCTTCGGCGGCATAATGATTTCCATATTCATCGGTCACGACTACAAGAGCGGATACGTCAAACAGCTGTTCACAACCCACCCGAAGAAGCAAGACTACATGATGAGTAAAAGCCTTCTCGGCGCGTTCTCTATGGCGTGTATGTGCGTGACCTATCTTATCGGCGGGCTCGCTTCGGGCGTGTTTACGGGCTTATCCTTCGCCGTCAACGCAGACTCGCTTATATGCGCCATACTCGGCAAAATGATCATGAGCCTCGGCTGGGCGAGCCTTTACACGTTTATAAACGTGATCTTCCGCTCCAAGTTCGGTATATCGATCGCGCTGTGCTTCATACTCGGCACGGGCATTCCCGTCATAGGCGCGGCGGCGGTCGTGGGCAACTCCCCCGCACTAAATATTTTCCTGTACGGCTCGTCGGTGTACGCCTGCCTTAGCGCAAACTTCGTATCGGTCATTATCTGTCTTGTCGTTTCGATAGCGTGGGCGGTCATCTACAACGTTCTCGGCTCGTGGATACTGAATAAGCGCGACTGCTATTAAGAGGTGAAAAATGAACGCAATAGAAATAAGAAATCTATCCAAAAACTTCGGGCAAAAGCAAGCGCTGAACGGCTTGAACATGACCGTGCCGGCAGGTTCGATTTACGGCTTTATCGGCGAGAACGGCTCGGGCAAGTCGACTACCGAAAAGCTCGTTTGCGGACTGCTCGTGCCGAGCGGCGGAGAGATCAAGCTGTTCGGCAAGGACTACCGCGATCCCGACGTGAGAGCGAAAATAGGCGTGCTTATCGAAGCACCGGGGTGCTTTCCCAATTACAGCGTGTGGAATAACATGATGCTGCAAGCGGCTAACCTCGGCATAAAGAACGCCGAAGAAGAAGTGCGAAAAGTGCTCAAAACTGTGCGCATGGAAGGCTCGGCTTCCAACAAATTCAAGAACTGCTCGCTCGGCATGAAACAGCGCATAGGCATCGCTTTCGCACTCTTGGGCAGTCCCGCTCTGCTCGTCCTCGACGAACCCATAAACGGTCTCGACGCCGACGGCATGAGGATAATGCGCGAGGTGTTCGTCGATATAACGACGAACTATAATTGCACGGTAGTCATTTCGTCGCATATCCTCGGCGAGCTCGAAAAAATAGCAACGCACTACGGCATCGTGCGCGGCGGCAAGATGATAAAGGAAATGACCGCCGAGGAGCTCAACGCCGATTACCCTACCTTCATCGCGCTCAAAGCAAAGGATACGGCGGCGACGAAAGCTGTTCTCGAACGCAAGTATTCACGTGTCGAAACGGACGAGCAAGAATATATCCGCGTTTACGACAATGCAAAGCCCGAGGATATAGTTTCGTTCCTGTATGGTCAAAATATCATAGTCACCGAAATAAAAACGGACAAAATAAACCTCGAAGAATACTATATCGACTTAATGAAGGAGGCGCGGTAAATGGAAGCAACGTTTGAAAAATCGACCTTTACGAAAAGGCTGAAAACAATGCTCAAAGTTGACTTTAAGCGAATGTTCACAATGCCGCTCGTGTACATTATGGCAGGCGTGAGTTTGGTCATTCCCATACTCATGCTAGTAATGACTTCCATGATGAGCGGCACTACGATCGATCCCGCAACGGGCGTGGAAACGACGATAGAAACGTTCACAAACGTTTGGCAATCGATAGGTGCTATGAGCGGCAGCGGCGCGGGCATGAGCATGGATATAACGGGAATGTGCAATATCAATCTTATGTACTTCTTGATAGCCGTCCTCGTCTGTCTTTTCGTCGCACAGGATTTCAGGAGCGGCTACGCCAAAAACCTGTTCACCGTCCGCGCCAAGAAAAGCGACTACGTAATATCCAAAAGTCTTGTGTGCTACGCAAGCGGCGTGATAATGATACTCGCCTACTTTATCGGCGCAATGATAGGCGGCGCGATCGCGGGGCTCCCGTTCACCGCCGAAGCGGGCGCAGGCGGGATAATCGCCTGTATGTTCTGCAAGGTGTTCCTGGTCGCGATATACGTCGGCATTGCTCTTACGTTAGCGACCGTCGCCAAACAAAAGACCTGGCTGTCGATAGTCTGCTCGATCGCCGCGGGCGCGCTGTTATTCACCATGCTTCCCATGATCTCCCCGCTCGACGCAAGCGCGCTCAACGTAATAATGTGCCTTGCCGGCGGCATCCTGTTCGCTGCGGGTCTCGGCGCAGTAAGCAACGTAATACTCAATATGACAAGCTTGGTGTAAACGGATTAAACCAAAAAGCCGATAACGCAATAATCTTGCGCCGTCGGCTTTTTATTTTTTCGAACGGGACAAAATACGAACTTACGTTGTTGTTATTATATGAGGTGCGCTATGAAAATGAAAAAGTATTTAATCATGCCGCTGTTGCTTTACATAGCCCTTTCCGTCATTGTGGGATGTACGCCTAAAACGGAGTACGACGATTTGGAAATAATCAAAATCGAAACGTCGTGGCACGAAGGGTTCGCACCGTTTTCGGGCGAATACGTGCGCACATTCGACTTCAAAAACGGGAGCGTTTACGACACCTTGGCAACCGATGCGGATATTTCCGAAATTCTCGAACATACGCCTGGGCTCACCGCCGAAGACCTCAATACTCCCAAGCTTGTATCAACGTTCACCGAAGAACAAGCGTCAAAGCTGTATGATAAAATCAAGTCGTTGGGCTTCCTCGCATGGAAGGACAAATACATTTCCGACGATCAAATATGCGACGGCGGAAGCGAAAGCGTGACCGTATACTTCGCCGACGGCACGGAAAAGCATACGAGAATATATTTTAAAGATCCCCCGAAGTACGATAAGATCCGCGAAGCCTTCGAGGAGTACCTCGGCGTGAGCTTCTATTCGGGACGGTAATATAAAAACAAAAAAAATTTATAATTCCTATACCGCTTAGTTAATAATAATTTTCTTCGCCGCGCTACTCACTCATGGAGTGCACCACCACAAAACCCCGCTACTATTGTAGCGGGGTTTTGTGGTGGTGCACCGCTTTGCCGATAAAAAGAACATAGTAATCTACAAGGTAAACAGACGGGAATATTATTGCAGTGTTGACTTGCCGCTGTCGGACTATTTGTTATTAGGTAAACAGTCAGTCGTGCGGAGTTGACGGCTCACGGCTTGCAAGGGCTGTCATAGCGTTTTTATAGATACGCTTTGACAGCTTTTTTGCTTGCTCTTTATCGGGCGGCAGTTCGGCGTAAATGTTTTTGTTTTCGTTGTTGAAATAGATAACGCTTATTCCGAGCGGAATTTTCTTTTCCATATTTGATACTCCTTAAATTTTTGATAAGCCCACCCATACCCACCCTAAATGGTACAACAAGGCATAAAGAGCATTTTGTCATTTTTTATTAGATAATAGCCGATTTTATAATAATCGCCACTAAATGTGTTACACGTTACGGGGTGGCGTGGTAATACTATACGCCACAGTGCGGGCGGCTTCGCCGCCCGCACATATTGCCGTTTACATCAAAAGTGTGACAGTGTGACATAGTGGCGTATAAAGTAATACTAATAATTATTTATTATCGTTTGCCTTTTGCACGATAACTTTACCGTCTTTTACAGCTATTAACATTTTGCCCTTACATTTCGGGCAATAGATTTCTATTGTAGAGCCGTCGCCAGCCTTTAATAGTTTATACCCACATTCGGGGCATACAACGTAATAAGTCATTGATGTGTTACCTTTATTTTTGTTGTAACGGTATCATTCCGAATAACGATATGAATATATTCGCCACATTTAGAGCATTTCGTATAGCCCTCTAAACCGTTCTTTGCTTGTAACAATACACTTTTGCAGTTAGGACAGCAAGCATAAAAGTACGGCACTTTTTCTTTTTTAATTTCGTCCACTTATTTTTC is part of the Clostridiales bacterium genome and harbors:
- a CDS encoding ATP-binding cassette domain-containing protein, with the protein product MNAIEIRNLSKNFGQKQALNGLNMTVPAGSIYGFIGENGSGKSTTEKLVCGLLVPSGGEIKLFGKDYRDPDVRAKIGVLIEAPGCFPNYSVWNNMMLQAANLGIKNAEEEVRKVLKTVRMEGSASNKFKNCSLGMKQRIGIAFALLGSPALLVLDEPINGLDADGMRIMREVFVDITTNYNCTVVISSHILGELEKIATHYGIVRGGKMIKEMTAEELNADYPTFIALKAKDTAATKAVLERKYSRVETDEQEYIRVYDNAKPEDIVSFLYGQNIIVTEIKTDKINLEEYYIDLMKEAR
- a CDS encoding ABC transporter permease subunit; the encoded protein is MEATQLTFEQPSFFKRLKGMLGVDFYRLFHTPLFYIFLGISAIIPALVSMGAMGDDGATASLFTNAWQIIAADSPLYVVNNIGEYANMNMVFIFGGIMISIFIGHDYKSGYVKQLFTTHPKKQDYMMSKSLLGAFSMACMCVTYLIGGLASGVFTGLSFAVNADSLICAILGKMIMSLGWASLYTFINVIFRSKFGISIALCFILGTGIPVIGAAAVVGNSPALNIFLYGSSVYACLSANFVSVIICLVVSIAWAVIYNVLGSWILNKRDCY
- a CDS encoding ATP-binding cassette domain-containing protein codes for the protein MNAIEIRNLSKSFRGMYAVDNLDMTVPVGSIYGFIGENGSGKSTTEKLICGHLVPDGGEIKLFGKDYTDAGVRAKVGALIESAGCFPNSSVWANLMMQALNLGIVNRAEEINRVLKIVRMEDNAKIKFKSCSLGMKQRIGIAMALLGDPALLILDEPINGLDTDGMRIMRDILVDITQNLGCTVLISSHILGELEKIATHYGIIRQGKMIQELSAAEMDARSRTFVSIKTRDMPSAATMLKSSFTDVRCEDGYIRVYDVDYTEQIVKRLLDKGHAVTEITKNKVGLEEYYIELMSKKEEA
- a CDS encoding TetR/AcrR family transcriptional regulator; translation: MNRSESKFNNTAGKMRRALVTLLETKEFGDISIMDICVAAGVNRSTFYAHYDNTYELLREAHAGMVGDFFNECEFDNPVDLSNMSNLSKDDLNLISPKYLLPYLKYIKNHKRLFRIYAENAHSFEVNKADDMLIENIFVPILFKHGVTDKKLIYYMQKFFLKGIDAIINEWVRNDCEDDILFICEIITVCVRPLSYKGE